In Saccharomyces cerevisiae S288C chromosome V, complete sequence, one DNA window encodes the following:
- the MAM1 gene encoding Mam1p (Monopolin; meiosis-specific kinetochore-associated protein involved in monopolar attachment of sister kinetochores to the meiotic spindle; subunit of monopolin, a complex that prevents biorientation of sister kinetochores to ensure homolog biorientation during meiosis I; regulates the conformation, enzyme kinetics and substrate specificity of the Dsn1p kinase, Hrr1p; expressed only during the first meiotic division) — MREKRTISNKDTNYLKFPNKLQRYSRFLSRKISNTSPEKQPKKNIKEHCLSSYHKEHSVKPKQNSGNVAAKEDKDTQHLQNNVANEEATECLTRSNLKKLQEKIFDRELNDIACDHCLCSTENRRDIKYSRLWFLFELEMSENWNENLRLSCYNKYVYSAIDESWKMENILLKEQEKHYEYFPIGQLLIPNNIDYTNKQKRKENIEDLTIEIDSIIETNHQKKRFLPQSVLIKREDEIAFDDFHLDARKVLNDLSATSENPFSSSPNTKKIKSKGKTLEVVPKKKNKKIIGALERKLHIDEN; from the coding sequence atgagggaaaaaagaacaatttcaaataaagaCACAAACTATCTCAAATTCCCAAATAAACTCCAAAGATATTCCCGATTCTTGAGCAGGAAGATATCCAATACCAGCCCAGAAAAGCAACCGAAGAAGAACATAAAAGAACACTGTTTATCGAGTTATCATAAAGAACACTCGGTAAAACCAAAGCAAAACTCCGGTAATGTTGCAGCAAAAGAAGACAAAGATACGCAGCATTTACAAAATAATGTCGCTAATGAAGAAGCAACGGAATGTCTAACAAGAagtaatttgaaaaagttacaagagaaaattttcgaTAGAGAACTTAATGATATTGCCTGTGATCATTGTCTTTGTAGCACAGAAAATAGAAGAGATATCAAGTATTCACGACTTTGGTTCCTTTTTGAGTTGGAAATGAGTGAAAACTGGAATGAAAATCTCCGCCTTAGTTGCTATAATAAATATGTGTATTCCGCAATTGATGAGTCGTGGAAAATGGAGAATATTCTACTTAAAGAACAAGAGAAGCATTatgaatattttccaatAGGACAATTACTGATACCCAATAATATTGACTACACTAATAAacagaaaaggaaggaaaacATTGAAGACTTAACAATTGAAATTGATAGTATTATAGAGACAAAccatcaaaagaaaagatttttgCCGCAAAGTGTCCTGATAAAAAGGGAGGATGAAATTGCATTTGACGACTTTCATTTGGATGCACGAAAGGTTCTAAACGATTTGAGCGCCACTTCTGAAAATCCATTCAGCTCTTCAccaaatacaaaaaaaattaaatcaAAGGGAAAAACCTTGGAAGTGGTtcccaaaaagaaaaacaaaaagatCATAGGTGCTTTGGAAAGAAAGCTACATATAGATGAAAATTAA
- the GLE2 gene encoding RNA export factor GLE2 (RNA export factor associated with the nuclear pore complex (NPC); associates with NUP116p; required for polyadenylated RNA export but not for protein import; homologous to S. pombe Rae1p and human RAE1) — MSFFNRSNTTSALGTSTAMANEKDLANDIVINSPAEDSISDIAFSPQQDFMFSASSWDGKVRIWDVQNGVPQGRAQHESSSPVLCTRWSNDGTKVASGGCDNALKLYDIASGQTQQIGMHSAPIKVLRFVQCGPSNTECIVTGSWDKTIKYWDMRQPQPVSTVMMPERVYSMDNKQSLLVVATAERHIAIINLANPTTIFKATTSPLKWQTRCVACYNEADGYAIGSVEGRCSIRYIDDGMQKKSGFSFKCHRQTNPNRAPGSNGQSLVYPVNSIAFHPLYGTFVTAGGDGTFNFWDKNQRHRLKGYPTLQASIPVCSFNRNGSVFAYALSYDWHQGHMGNRPDYPNVIRLHATTDEEVKEKKKR; from the coding sequence atgtctttttttaatcGATCAAATACAACCTCAGCTTTGGGAACGAGTACTGCAATGGCGAATGAAAAGGATTTGGCCAATGATATTGTCATTAATAGCCCAGCAGAGGACTCAATATCGGATATTGCGTTTTCACCGCAACAAGATTTCATGTTTAGTGCCAGTTCCTGGGACGGTAAGGTACGTATTTGGGATGTCCAAAATGGTGTACCTCAAGGTAGAGCGCAGCATGAAAGCTCCAGCCCTGTATTATGTACCAGATGGTCGAATGATGGTACAAAAGTAGCCTCAGGCGGGTGTGATAATGCCCTGAAATTGTACGATATTGCCAGTGGTCAAACACAGCAAATTGGAATGCATTCTGCGCCAATAAAAGTATTACGTTTTGTACAATGTGGACCATCGAACACAGAGTGTATAGTAACCGGATCCTGGGATAAAACCATAAAATATTGGGATATGAGACAACCCCAGCCCGTATCCACCGTAATGATGCCTGAAAGAGTATATTCGATGGATAATAAACAGTCTCTGTTAGTAGTGGCTACTGCCGAAAGACATATCGCTATTATCAATCTAGCAAACCCAACAACGATTTTTAAGGCAACCACGTCACCTTTAAAATGGCAAACTCGATGCGTGGCATGTTATAATGAAGCCGATGGATATGCGATTGGTTCAGTGGAAGGTAGATGCTCCATAAGGTATATCGATGATGGTatgcagaaaaaatcagGCTTTTCATTTAAATGCCATCGTCAAACCAATCCTAATAGGGCACCTGGCTCCAATGGTCAATCTCTAGTGTATCCTGTAAATAGCATTGCATTTCATCCATTATATGGTACTTTTGTTACGGCTGGTGGTGATGGTACCTTCAATTTTTGGGATAAGAATCAAAGGCATAGATTGAAAGGCTATCCTACTTTGCAAGCATCTATTCCTGTATGCAGCTTCAATAGGAATGGTAGCGTATTTGCGTACGCTCTAAGTTATGATTGGCATCAAGGCCATATGGGCAACAGACCCGACTATCCAAACGTCATTAGGCTACATGCCACAACTGATGAAGAGGttaaagagaaaaagaaaaggtgA
- the NUP157 gene encoding Nup157p (Subunit of the inner ring of the nuclear pore complex (NPC); contributes to NPC assembly and tethering of DNA to the nuclear periphery; both Nup170p and NUP157p are similar to human Nup155p; NUP157 has a paralog, NUP170, that arose from the whole genome duplication), which yields MYSTPLKKRIDYDRETFTASASLGGNRLRNRPRDDQNNGKPNLSSRSFLSERKTRKDVLNKYGEAGNTIESELRDVTTHVKISGLTSSEPLQLASEFVQDLSFRDRNTPILDNPDYYSKGLDYNFSDEVGGLGAFTPFQRQQVTNIPDEVLSQVSNTEIKSDMGIFLELNYCWITSDNKLILWNINNSSEYHCIDEIEHTILKVKLVKPSPNTFVSSVENLLIVATLFDIYILTISFNDRTHELNIFNTGLKVNVTGFNVSNIISYERTGQIFFTGATDGVNVWELQYNCSENLFNSKSNKICLTKSNLANLLPTKLIPSIPGGKLIQKVLEGDAGTEEETISQLEVDQSRGVLHTLSTKSIVRSYLITSNGLVGPVLIDAAHIRRGMNALGVKNSPLLSNRAFKIAKIVSISMCENNDLFLAVITTTGVRLYFKGSISRRSIGSLKLDSVKFPPTSISSSLEQNKSFIIGHHPLNTHDTGPLSTQKASSTYINTTCASTIISPGIYFTCVRKRANSGELSKGITNKALLENKEEHKLYVSAPDYGILKNYGKYVENTALLDTTDEIKEIVPLTRSFNYTSTPQGYANVFASQYSAEPLKVAVLTSNALEIYCYRTPDEVFESLIENPLPFIHSYGLSEACSTALYLACKFNKSEHIKSSALAFFSAGIPGVVEIKPKSSRESGSVPPISQNLFDKSGECDGIVLSPRFYGSALLITRLFSQIWEERVFVFKRASKTEKMDAFGISITRPQVEYYLSSISVLADFFNIHRPSFVSFVPPKGSNAITASDAESIAMNALILLINSIKDALSLINVFYEDIDAFKSLLNTLMGAGGVYDSKTREYFFDLKFHDLFTPNAKTKQLIKEILIEVVNANIASGTSADYIVNVLKERFGSFCHSADILCYRAGEHLEAAQKFEMIDSKISRNHLDTAIDLYERCAENIELCELRRVVDIMVKLNYQPKTVGFLLRFADKIDKGNQAQEYVSRGCNTADPRKVFYDKRINVYTLIFEIVKSVDDYTSIEQSPSIANISIFSPASSLKKRVYSVIMNSNNRFFHYCFYDWLVANKRQDYLLRLDSQFVLPYLKERAEKSLEISNLLWFYLFKEEHFLEAADVLYALASSDFDLKLSERIECLARANGLCDSSTSFDQKPALVQLSENIHELFDIASIQDDLLNLVRNETRIDEDYRKQLTLKLNGRVLPLSDLFNDCADPLDYYEIKLRIFKVSQFKDEKVIQGEWNRLLDSMKNAPSPDVGSVGQESFLSSISNTLIRIGKTTRDTDVVFPVHFLMNKILESFIDKSSAADGSVCSMFLLAGVSHLKLYYILSRIIENSEGNVELAKKEMVWLIKDWYQSDSDLRGSIAPEQIKKLEKYDPNTDPVQDYVKDRHHGLK from the coding sequence ATGTATTCAACTCCACTAAAAAAGAGGATTGATTACGATCGCGAAACGTTTACGGCTTCGGCTTCCTTAGGAGGAAATCGCTTAAGGAATCGGCCAAGAGATGACCAAAACAACGGTAAGCCCAACCTGTCGAGCCGTTCCTTCCTAAGcgaaagaaaaaccagGAAAGATGTATTAAACAAGTATGGCGAGGCTGGAAATACTATTGAATCAGAACTTCGTGACGTAACTACACACGTCAAGATAAGCGGGTTGACTTCCTCTGAACCGTTGCAGTTGGCTAGTGAATTTGTCCAGGATTTGAGCTTTAGGGACAGAAATACGCCAATACTAGATAATCCAGACTATTATAGTAAAGGTTTGGATTATAATTTCTCAGATGAAGTCGGTGGATTAGGTGCATTTACCCCCTTCCAAAGACAACAAGTGACAAATATACCAGATGAAGTTTTATCACAAGTTTCAAATACCGAAATAAAGAGTGATATGGGTATTTTTCTCGAACTGAACTATTGTTGGATAACCTCTGATAATAAATTGATCTTGTGGAATATCAATAATAGTTCAGAATACCACTGTATCGATGAAATCGAGCACACCATTTTAAAAGTGAAACTAGTTAAGCCTAGCCCAAAcacttttgtttcttctgttgaaaatttaTTGATTGTCGCCACTCTTTTTGATATCTATATTTTGACAATATCATTTAATGACCGTACTCATGAGTTGAATATCTTTAACACAGGATTAAAAGTAAATGTAACTGGGTTCAACGTTTCTAACATAATAAGCTACGAAAGGACTggacaaatatttttcactGGTGCGACTGATGGTGTCAACGTGTGGGAATTACAATATAACTGCTCGGAGAACCTATTCAATAGCAAGAGTAACAAAATATGTTTGACAAAGTCAAACTTAGCAAATTTACTACCTACAAAACTAATACCTAGCATACCCGGAGGAAAGTTGATACAAAAAGTACTAGAAGGGGATGCAGGTaccgaagaagaaactatATCACAGCTCGAAGTTGACCAGTCAAGAGGCGTTTTACATACTCTATCAACGAAATCTATTGTCAGATCTTACCTAATTACTAGTAACGGGCTAGTAGGACCGGTCCTCATTGATGCTGCTCATATCAGGCGTGGAATGAATGCATTGGGTGTAAAAAATTCACCTCTACTCAGTAATCGAGCTTTCAAGATTGCCAAAATTGTTTCTATCTCTATGTGTGAGAACAATGATTTATTCTTAGCTGTTATAACTACTACTGGGGTACGCTTGTATTTCAAAGGTTCCATTTCTAGGAGATCGATTGGCTCATTAAAATTAGACTCTGTAAAGTTTCCTCCTACCAGTATATCTAGCTCCCTCGAGCAAAATAAATCTTTCATAATCGGTCATCACCCCTTAAACACACATGATACAGGCCCACTTTCAACACAAAAAGCTAGTTCAACTTATATCAATACCACTTGCGCTAGTACGATAATATCACCAGGTATATACTTTACGTGCGTGAGGAAAAGAGCTAATTCCGGAGAACTATCTAAAGGTATTACAAATAAAGCTTTGCTGGAAAATAAAGAGGAACACAAACTTTACGTTAGTGCTCCAGATTACGGTATATTAAAGAATTATGGTAAATATGTAGAGAATACCGCACTACTCGATACGACAGATGAAATTAAAGAGATTGTTCCCTTAACAAGATCTTTTAATTACACTTCTACTCCCCAAGGTTACGCCAATGTGTTTGCCTCACAATACAGTGCAGAACCATTAAAAGTTGCCGTTTTAACAAGCAATGCCTTAGAAATTTATTGCTATCGCACGCCCGACGAAGTGTTCGAAAGCTTGATTGAAAATCCTTTGCCATTTATTCACAGTTATGGTTTATCTGAGGCTTGCTCTACGGCACTTTATTTAGCTTGTAAGTTTAATAAGTCAGAGCATATTAAATCAAGTGCCCTGGCCTTCTTCTCTGCCGGTATACCTGGGGTAGTTGAAATAAAACCGAAAAGTTCTAGAGAAAGTGGCAGCGTGCCGCCAATCTCACAAAATTTATTCGATAAATCTGGTGAATGTGATGGTATAGTACTATCTCCCAGGTTTTATGGTTCTGCGTTATTAATTACAAGATTATTTAGCCAAATATGGGAAGAGAGGGTCTTTGTTTTTAAAAGGGCTTCCAAAACGGAAAAAATGGATGCTTTTGGTATTTCTATAACTAGGCCACAGGTTGAGTATTATTTATCATCGATATCTGTTTTGGcagatttcttcaacatccACCGTCCTTCCTTCGTTTCATTTGTGCCTCCGAAAGGTAGCAATGCTATAACTGCATCCGATGCTGAGTCTATTGCTATGAATGCTCTTATCCTCTTAATAAATTCTATTAAGGATGCGCTTTCCCTTATAAATGTCTTCTACGAAGATATTGATGCTTTCAAATCTTTGCTAAATACATTGATGGGTGCAGGGGGAGTTTATGACTCCAAGACACGTgagtatttttttgatcttAAGTTCCATGATTTGTTTACCCCTAACGCAAAAACCAAACAATTAATAAAAGAGATTTTAATAGAAGTTGTAAACGCTAATATTGCAAGCGGCACATCGGCAGATTATATTGTGAACGTTTTAAAGGAACGCTTTGGATCTTTTTGTCATAGTGCAGACATTTTGTGTTACAGGGCAGGAGAGCATTTAGAAGCAGCACAGAAGTTTGAAATGATAGATTCTAAAATATCAAGGAACCATTTAGATACCGCAATTGACCTTTATGAAAGGTGTGCCGAGAATATAGAATTATGTGAATTGAGACGTGTGGTGGATATCATGGTAAAACTTAATTACCAGCCTAAGACTGTTGGATTTCTACTTAGATTTGCAgataaaattgataaagGAAACCAAGCACAAGAGTATGTGTCTAGAGGTTGTAATACTGCCGATccaagaaaagttttttatGACAAACGCATAAATGTGTACACTTTGATTTTTGAGATTGTCAAAAGCGTGGATGACTATACATCTATCGAACAATCCCCTTCAATTGCAAATATATCTATTTTTTCACCAGCTTCGTCactgaagaaaagagtTTACTCAGTGATAATGAATAGCAATAACAGGTTCTTCCATTATTGCTTTTATGATTGGCTTGTCGCAAATAAAAGACAAGACTACTTATTACGTTTGGATTCTCAATTTGTTTTGCCGTACTTGAAAGAAAGAGCAGAAAAATCTCTAGAAATTAGTAATCTGTTGTGGTTCTACttattcaaagaagaacattttcttgaagcAGCTGATGTTTTATATGCTCTAGCTAGTTCTGATTTTGACTTAAAATTAAGTGAAAGAATCGAATGCCTAGCAAGAGCAAACGGTCTTTGTGATAGCTCAACGTCATTCGACCAAAAGCCGGCACTGGTCCAGTTATCTGAGAACATCCACGAACTTTTCGACATAGCTTCCATTCAGGATGACCTACTTAATTTGGTAAGGAATGAAACAAGGATTGACGAAGATTATAGAAAGCAACTAACACTTAAACTAAATGGAAGGGTGCTCCCATTATCAGATCTCTTTAATGATTGTGCAGACCCATTAGATTACTACGAAATAAAACtaagaattttcaaagtatctCAAttcaaagatgaaaaagtCATTCAAGGAGAGTGGAATCGATTGCTCGATAGCATGAAAAATGCTCCATCGCCTGACGTGGGAAGTGTAGGCCAAGAATCCTTTCTTTCCTCGATATCCAACACACTAATTCGAATTGGTAAAACAACACGCGATACGGACGTTGTTTTCCCTGTACATTTCTTaatgaataaaatattagaaTCATTCATTGATAAAAGTTCAGCTGCTGATGGATCTGTATGTTCAATGTTCTTGCTTGCCGGAGTTTCTCATTTAAAACTCTATTACATTCTAAGTCGTATCATAGAAAACTCTGAAGGAAATGTCGAAttggcaaaaaaagaaatggtaTGGTTGATCAAAGATTGGTACCAAAGTGATTCAGATTTACGCGGTTCAATTGCGCCAgaacaaatcaaaaaattggagAAATATGATCCGAATACCGATCCCGTTCAAGATTATGTGAAGGATCGTCATCATGGCCTGAAATGA
- the KAP123 gene encoding karyopherin KAP123 (Karyopherin beta; mediates nuclear import of ribosomal proteins prior to assembly into ribosomes and import of histones H3 and H4; localizes to the nuclear pore, nucleus, and cytoplasm; exhibits genetic interactions with RAI1), which yields MDQQFLSQLEQTLHAITSGVGLKEATKTLQTQFYTQPTTLPALIHILQNGSDDSLKQLAGVEARKLVSKHWNAIDESTRASIKTSLLQTAFSEPKENVRHSNARVIASIGTEELDGNKWPDLVPNLIQTASGEDVQTRQTAIFILFSLLEDFTSSLSGHIDDFLALFSQTINDPSSLEIRSLSAQALNHVSALIEEQETINPVQAQKFAASIPSVVNVLDAVIKADDTMNAKLIFNCLNDFLLLDSQLTGNFIVDLIKLSLQIAVNSEIDEDVRVFALQFIISSLSYRKSKVSQSKLGPEITVAALKVACEEIDVDDELNNEDETGENEENTPSSSAIRLLAFASSELPPSQVASVIVEHIPAMLQSANVFERRAILLAISVAVTGSPDYILSQFDKIIPATINGLKDTEPIVKLAALKCIHQLTTDLQDEVAKFHEEYLPLIIDIIDSAKNIVIYNYATVALDGLLEFIAYDAIAKYLDPLMNKLFYMLESNESSKLRCAVVSAIGSAAFAAGSAFIPYFKTSVHYLEKFIQNCSQIEGMSEDDIELRANTFENISTMARAVRSDAFAEFAEPLVNSAYEAIKTDSARLRESGYAFIANLAKVYGENFAPFLKTILPEIFKTLELDEYQFNFDGDAEDLAAFADSANEEELQNKFTVNTGISYEKEVASAALSELALGTKEHFLPYVEQSLKVLNEQVDESYGLRETALNTIWNVVKSVLLASKVEPESYPKGIPASSYVNADVLAVIQAARETSMGNLSDEFETSMVITVMEDFANMIKQFGAIIIMDNGDSSMLEALCMQVLSVLKGTHTCQTIDIEEDVPRDEELDASETEATLQDVALEVLVSLSQALAGDFAKVFDNFRPVVFGLFQSKSKNKRSSAVGAASELALGMKEQNPFVHEMLEALVIRLTSDKSLEVRGNAAYGVGLLCEYASMDISAVYEPVLKALYELLSAADQKALAAEDDEATREIIDRAYANASGCVARMALKNSALVPLEQTVPALLAHLPLNTGFEEYNPIFELIMKLYQENSPVITNETPRIIEIFSAVFTKENDRIKLEKESTLGREENMERLKQFQTEEMKHKVIELLKYLNTTYNGIVAQNPVLAAVIA from the coding sequence ATGGATCAACAATTTCTAAGTCAACTTGAGCAAACTTTGCACGCTATCACTTCTGGTGTAGGCTTGAAGGAGGCTACAAAAACTTTGCAAACTCAATTTTATACCCAGCCTACAACTTTGCCAGCTTtgattcatattttgcAGAACGGCTCCGATGATTCGTTGAAACAACTAGCTGGTGTTGAAGCTAGAAAGTTGGTTTCCAAGCACTGGAACGCCATTGATGAATCCACTAGAGCCTCCATCAAAACATCTCTTTTACAAACAGCATTTAGTGagccaaaagaaaatgttcGTCATTCCAACGCTCGAGTAATTGCTTCTATTGGTACTGAAGAGCTAGATGGTAACAAATGGCCAGATTTAGTCCCTAACCTAATCCAAACTGCTTCTGGTGAAGACGTTCAAACAAGACAAACtgccatttttattttgttttctctgTTGGAAGATTTCACCTCTTCTCTATCTGGCCACATCGATGACTTTTTGGCTTTGTTCTCTCAGACAATTAATGATCCATCTTCTTTGGAGATCAGATCATTATCTGCCCAGGCTTTGAACCACGTTTCTGCTTTGattgaagaacaagaaaccatCAACCCTGTTCAAGCTCAAAAATTCGCCGCCTCAATTCCATCTGTGGTTAACGTTTTAGACGCAGTTATCAAGGCCGACGACACCATGAACGCTAAATTAATCTTTAACTGTTTAAACGATTTCCTGCTATTGGACTCCCAATTAACAGGAAACTTTATTGTGGATTTGATTAAGCTGTCTTTACAAATTGCTGTTAACAGTGAGATTGACGAAGATGTTCGAGTTTTTGCTCTTCAATTCATCATATCTTCATTGTCCTACAGAAAATCGAAGGTTTCTCAAAGCAAATTGGGCCCAGAAATTACTGTTGCAGCTTTGAAGGTGGCTTGTGAAGAGATCGATGTTGACGATGAATTAAACAACGAAGACGAAACAGGCGAAAATGAGGAAAATACAccctcttcttctgctaTTAGACTGTTAGCTTTCGCTTCCTCTGAACTGCCACCATCCCAGGTTGCTTCCGTTATTGTTGAACACATTCCAGCTATGTTGCAATCCGCAAACGTTTTTGAGAGAAGAGCTATTCTTTTAGCTATTTCCGTTGCTGTTACTGGTTCTCCAGACTACATTTTGTCTCAATTCGACAAAATTATCCCTGCCACCATAAACGGTTTGAAGGATACTGAACCGATTGTTAAATTAGCTGCTCTGAAGTGTATTCACCAATTAACCACTGACTTACAAGACGAAGTTGCCAAATTTCATGAAGAATACTTGCCATTGATCATCGATATCATTGATTCTGCGAAAAACATTGTCATTTACAACTATGCAACTGTTGCTTTAGATGGTCTGCTTGAGTTCATTGCTTATGATGCTATCGCTAAGTACTTGGATCCATTAATGAACAAACTATTCTATATGTTGGAAAGTAATGAATCATCCAAGTTGAGATGTGCTGTTGTTTCTGCAATTGGTTCCGCTGCTTTTGCAGCAGGTTCCGCGTTCATTCCATATTTCAAGACTAGTGTTCActatttggaaaaattcatcCAAAACTGTTCTCAAATTGAAGGTATGAGCGAAGATGATATAGAACTAAGGGCCAacacttttgaaaatatttctacTATGGCCAGAGCCGTCAGATCAGACGCATTTGCCGAATTTGCCGAACCTTTGGTTAACTCCGCCTATGAGGCCATCAAAACTGATTCTGCTAGATTAAGAGAATCTGGTTATGCATTCATTGCAAACTTGGCTAAAGTTTACGGCGAAAATTTTGCTCCTTTCTTGAAAACTATCCTACCAGAAATCTTCAAGACACTAGAATTAGATGAATACCAATTCAACTTCGATGGTGATGCAGAGGATTTAGCCGCATTTGCTGATTCTGccaatgaagaagaactacAGAACAAATTCACCGTTAACACTGGTATTTCCTATGAAAAGGAAGTTGCTTCTGCAGCTCTATCCGAATTAGCATTGGGTACGAAGGAGCATTTCTTGCCATACGTCGAACAATCCTTAAAGGTTTTGAATGAACAAGTCGATGAGTCGTACGGTTTAAGAGAAACCGCTCTAAACACCATCTGGAATGTTGTTAAGTCTGTCCTGTTGGCTTCCAAAGTAGAACCAGAAAGCTATCCTAAGGGTATCCCAGCCTCTTCCTACGTTAATGCTGATGTTTTGGCGGTTATTCAAGCTGCCAGGGAAACTTCCATGGGTAACTTAAGCGATGAATTCGAAACCTCAATGGTCATTACCGTTATGGAAGATTTTGCCAATATGATTAAGCAATTTGGCGCAATCATCATCATGGACAACGGCGACTCTTCTATGCTAGAAGCTTTGTGCATGCAAGTTCTTAGTGTCTTGAAGGGTACCCATACTTGTCAAACCATTGATATCGAGGAGGACGTTCCAAGAGATGAAGAATTAGACGCTTCTGAAACCGAAGCAACTTTACAAGATGTTGCATTGGAAGTTCTTGTCAGTTTATCTCAAGCTTTAGCTGGTGATTTTGCCAAAGTCTTTGACAACTTCAGACCGGTTGTTTTCGGATTATTCCAATCTAAATCCAAGAATAAGAGATCATCCGCCGTCGGTGCCGCCTCTGAATTAGCTCTAGGTATGAAAGAACAAAATCCTTTCGTTCATGAAATGCTAGAAGCCTTAGTCATTAGATTAACAAGCGATAAATCTTTAGAAGTTAGAGGTAACGCGGCTTATGGTGTTGGTTTGTTGTGTGAATATGCTTCTATGGACATCTCAGCCGTTTATGAACCTGTTTTGAAGGCGCTTTATGAGTTACTAAGTGCTGCTGACCAAAAGGCCTTAGCAGCCGAAGATGACGAAGCCACCAGAGAGATTATTGATAGAGCATACGCTAATGCTAGTGGATGTGTGGCCAGAATGGCTTTGAAGAACAGTGCTCTAGTTCCATTGGAACAAACTGTTCCAGCATTATTGGCACATTTACCACTAAACACCGGttttgaagaatacaaTCCAATTTTCGAATTGATCATGAAACTATACCAGGAAAATAGTCCCGTTATCACAAACGAAACCCCAAGGATCATCGAGATTTTCAGTGCTGTGTTtaccaaagaaaatgatagaATTAAGTTAGAAAAGGAGTCTACTCTAGGTAGGGAAGAGAATATGGAAAGATTAAAGCAATTCCAAACCGAAGAGATGAAGCATAAGGTTATTGAATTATTGAAGTATCTAAACACTACTTACAACGGAATTGTTGCTCAAAATCCGGTTTTAGCTGCCGTCATtgcttga